A stretch of Lathyrus oleraceus cultivar Zhongwan6 chromosome 6, CAAS_Psat_ZW6_1.0, whole genome shotgun sequence DNA encodes these proteins:
- the LOC127093007 gene encoding uncharacterized protein LOC127093007 isoform X1: MHVINENRLSPRFRSQWYTLFFDSDNFFPDFTVAVLLQKTCFHSEFGRIEFIFESFGPFVGYHMASNEDHPHGDETVGGAEREIKRGITVMKKVIRDRDRGVLIKVHWNEGGQLIEPNGSTLTSFIGALVRNEVPITCDNWRNKQLNEAKDKIWSEIKRCFDIEENRRDHCLKLAGKLLRGFRTFLSTTFLRDTEGTFVDAELPSKYASLISPKEWETFKSKRKTQEFKSVSETNRQRASSPAYPYRKGRVGYGRLEQSILTKENSSETSLPAHVLWKEARVGKDGKIKEDVQQIFEKCETLSQSIVPYEDTDCRSILSRALDVPEYSGRVRGKGFGITQKSLNIKKQKTPSNKELQQTLEALKAEVLELRKERERDRAAGFKDTSDKDSINCNFQPTIPEGISPCHLYLARPTYRMVGKGKVHNNLGELLHTKPLPTGSLKVSVDIALEKDALLPHPDDVSDATLLGDAIGSFVAWPTDLIIVGYETPTKSKAKDKGIAREIESVASQKEIPVAKKTEISKRTGAKKKNPSKYRACLHTYLETTDISDGCVRLIPMDGAIFGFEYAEPLGKEDFDQILYHTQLSVGVINTYMRYLYDKLMGPRGLEQRFSFLNPMKTNLTEMIRKPDEVRTYVVERFMADTDREKLFFLPFNTGDGGHWLLVAINPFKEIVYYLDSLHKDWTTYPAMKTIVDTIIQTVRAQRKIQVPKRKANNITWNRVECPRQRNNIDCGYYTLRFMKETLLMDRTDIPSDYFDEYRCAYYSKDQLDEIKEELCQFIIELQVL, translated from the exons ATGCATGTGATTAATGAAAATAGACTTTCTCCACGATTCCGGAGCCAATGGTATACTTTGTTTTTCGATTCGGACAACTTTTTCCCTGATTTTACTGTTGCTGTACTGTTACAAAAAACATGCTTCCACTCGGAATTTGGACGAATCGAGTTCATTTTTGAGTCCTTTGGCCCGTTTGTAGGCTACCAT ATGGCTAGTAACGAGGATCACCCACATGGTGATGAGACCGTTGGTGGTGCGGAAAGGGAAATTAAACGTGGAATAACGGTTATGAAGAAAGTTATTCGAGATAGAGATCGAGGCGTTTTAATAAAAGTGCATTGGAACGAAGGTGgacaactaattgagcctaacggttcaacATTGACAAGTTTTATTGGTGCATTGGTAAGGAATGAAGTTCCAATTACTTGTGATAATTGGAGAAATAAACAATTGAACGAAGCTAAAGACAAAATatggagtgagataaag AGGTGTTTCGACATCGAAGAAAACAGAAGAGATCATTGTCTCAAATTGGCCGGAAAGTTACTAAGAGGGTTTAGAACCTTTTTATCAACCACCTTTCTTAGGGATACGGAAGGTACTTTTGTTGATGCAGAGCTTCCATCTAAATATGCAAGTTTGATTTCACCTAAAGAATGGGAAACGTTTAAATCCAAACGAAAAACCCAAGAATTTAAGAGTGTAAGTGAAACAAACCGGCAAAGAGCATCAAGTCCGGCGTATCCCTATAGAAAAGGGCGTGTTGGATATGGACGCTTAGAGCAGTCTATA TTAACAAAGGAGAATAGTTCTGAAACATCTCTTCCggcacatgttttgtggaaggaagcccgtgtcGGTAAGGATGGAAAGATTAAAGAAGACGTTCAACAAATATTTGAGAAATGT GAGACTCTATCTCAATCTATAGTTCCATATGAAGACACTGATTGCAGGAGCATACTGAGTCGAGCATTAGATGTTCCcgagtattctggtcgggtgaggggcAAGGGATTTGGGATCACTCAAAAATCCTTGaatattaaaaaacaaaagaCTCCTAGCAATAAAGAACTGCAGCAAACTTTGGAAGCATTAAAAGCTGAAGTTCTTGAATTAAGAAAGGAAAGAGAAAGAGATCGAGCAGCGGGTTTTAAAGATACTAGTGACAAAGATAGTATCAATTGTAATTTTCAACCGACTATTCCAGAG ggcatttcaccttgtcacCTCTACTTAGCGAGACCGACttatcggatggttggcaaggggAAAGTTCATAACAATTTGGGTGAATTACTTCACACTAAACCGCTCCCTACTGGATCTTTGAAAGTCTCGGTTGATATTGCTTTGGAGAAGGATGCGTTATTACCACATCCTGACGATGTTTCGGATGCAACTTTATTGGGAGATGCCATAGGTTcatttgttgcatggccgacagACCTCATTAtcgtaggatatgag actcccacaaaatccaaagCAAAAGATAAGGGGATTGCGCGGgaaatcgagtcagttgcatcgCAAAAAGAG ATTCCTGTTGCTAAGAAGACTGAAATTTCCAAGAGGACCGGGGCTAAAAAGAAAAATCCTTCCAAGTATAGAGCGTGCCTCCATACATATTTAGAAACGACAGATATTTCGGATGGATGTGTTCGTTTAATACCTATGGATGGAGCTATTTTTGGTTTTGAGTATGCCGAGCCATTGGGTAAAGAggattttgatcaaattttgtATCATACGCAATTAAGCGTTGGTGTTATCAACACATACATGAG GTATTTATATGACAAATTGATGGGTCCGCGTGGGTTGGAGCAAAGATTCTCATTCTTAAATCCCATGAAAACGAACTTAACCGAAATGATAAGAAAACCAGATGAAGTCAGGACGTATGTAGTCGAGCGCTTTATGGCCGACACAGATAGAGAAAAGTTGTTCTTTTTACCGTTTAATACCGGCGACGG tggacattggttgttggTCGCGATAAATCCTTTTAAAGAAATTGTGTATTATTTGGATTCTTTACACAAGGATTGGACAACATACCCTGCTATGAAGACGATAGTTGACAC CattatacaaactgttcgagcACAAAGAAAAATTCAAGTACCAAAGAGAAAAGCCAATAACATTACATGGAATAGAGTGGAG TGTCCTCGACAGCGTAATAATATAGATTGTGGATATTACACGTTGAGGTTTATGAAAGAAACTCTTCTTATGGATCGAACAGATATTCCATCTGAT tactttgatgaatatAGATGTGCTTATTACTCAAAAGATCAGTTGGATGAAATTAAAGaggaattgtgtcaattcattatcGAGCTACAGGTTTTGTGA
- the LOC127093007 gene encoding uncharacterized protein LOC127093007 isoform X2, whose protein sequence is MASNEDHPHGDETVGGAEREIKRGITVMKKVIRDRDRGVLIKVHWNEGGQLIEPNGSTLTSFIGALVRNEVPITCDNWRNKQLNEAKDKIWSEIKRCFDIEENRRDHCLKLAGKLLRGFRTFLSTTFLRDTEGTFVDAELPSKYASLISPKEWETFKSKRKTQEFKSVSETNRQRASSPAYPYRKGRVGYGRLEQSILTKENSSETSLPAHVLWKEARVGKDGKIKEDVQQIFEKCETLSQSIVPYEDTDCRSILSRALDVPEYSGRVRGKGFGITQKSLNIKKQKTPSNKELQQTLEALKAEVLELRKERERDRAAGFKDTSDKDSINCNFQPTIPEGISPCHLYLARPTYRMVGKGKVHNNLGELLHTKPLPTGSLKVSVDIALEKDALLPHPDDVSDATLLGDAIGSFVAWPTDLIIVGYETPTKSKAKDKGIAREIESVASQKEIPVAKKTEISKRTGAKKKNPSKYRACLHTYLETTDISDGCVRLIPMDGAIFGFEYAEPLGKEDFDQILYHTQLSVGVINTYMRYLYDKLMGPRGLEQRFSFLNPMKTNLTEMIRKPDEVRTYVVERFMADTDREKLFFLPFNTGDGGHWLLVAINPFKEIVYYLDSLHKDWTTYPAMKTIVDTIIQTVRAQRKIQVPKRKANNITWNRVECPRQRNNIDCGYYTLRFMKETLLMDRTDIPSDYFDEYRCAYYSKDQLDEIKEELCQFIIELQVL, encoded by the exons ATGGCTAGTAACGAGGATCACCCACATGGTGATGAGACCGTTGGTGGTGCGGAAAGGGAAATTAAACGTGGAATAACGGTTATGAAGAAAGTTATTCGAGATAGAGATCGAGGCGTTTTAATAAAAGTGCATTGGAACGAAGGTGgacaactaattgagcctaacggttcaacATTGACAAGTTTTATTGGTGCATTGGTAAGGAATGAAGTTCCAATTACTTGTGATAATTGGAGAAATAAACAATTGAACGAAGCTAAAGACAAAATatggagtgagataaag AGGTGTTTCGACATCGAAGAAAACAGAAGAGATCATTGTCTCAAATTGGCCGGAAAGTTACTAAGAGGGTTTAGAACCTTTTTATCAACCACCTTTCTTAGGGATACGGAAGGTACTTTTGTTGATGCAGAGCTTCCATCTAAATATGCAAGTTTGATTTCACCTAAAGAATGGGAAACGTTTAAATCCAAACGAAAAACCCAAGAATTTAAGAGTGTAAGTGAAACAAACCGGCAAAGAGCATCAAGTCCGGCGTATCCCTATAGAAAAGGGCGTGTTGGATATGGACGCTTAGAGCAGTCTATA TTAACAAAGGAGAATAGTTCTGAAACATCTCTTCCggcacatgttttgtggaaggaagcccgtgtcGGTAAGGATGGAAAGATTAAAGAAGACGTTCAACAAATATTTGAGAAATGT GAGACTCTATCTCAATCTATAGTTCCATATGAAGACACTGATTGCAGGAGCATACTGAGTCGAGCATTAGATGTTCCcgagtattctggtcgggtgaggggcAAGGGATTTGGGATCACTCAAAAATCCTTGaatattaaaaaacaaaagaCTCCTAGCAATAAAGAACTGCAGCAAACTTTGGAAGCATTAAAAGCTGAAGTTCTTGAATTAAGAAAGGAAAGAGAAAGAGATCGAGCAGCGGGTTTTAAAGATACTAGTGACAAAGATAGTATCAATTGTAATTTTCAACCGACTATTCCAGAG ggcatttcaccttgtcacCTCTACTTAGCGAGACCGACttatcggatggttggcaaggggAAAGTTCATAACAATTTGGGTGAATTACTTCACACTAAACCGCTCCCTACTGGATCTTTGAAAGTCTCGGTTGATATTGCTTTGGAGAAGGATGCGTTATTACCACATCCTGACGATGTTTCGGATGCAACTTTATTGGGAGATGCCATAGGTTcatttgttgcatggccgacagACCTCATTAtcgtaggatatgag actcccacaaaatccaaagCAAAAGATAAGGGGATTGCGCGGgaaatcgagtcagttgcatcgCAAAAAGAG ATTCCTGTTGCTAAGAAGACTGAAATTTCCAAGAGGACCGGGGCTAAAAAGAAAAATCCTTCCAAGTATAGAGCGTGCCTCCATACATATTTAGAAACGACAGATATTTCGGATGGATGTGTTCGTTTAATACCTATGGATGGAGCTATTTTTGGTTTTGAGTATGCCGAGCCATTGGGTAAAGAggattttgatcaaattttgtATCATACGCAATTAAGCGTTGGTGTTATCAACACATACATGAG GTATTTATATGACAAATTGATGGGTCCGCGTGGGTTGGAGCAAAGATTCTCATTCTTAAATCCCATGAAAACGAACTTAACCGAAATGATAAGAAAACCAGATGAAGTCAGGACGTATGTAGTCGAGCGCTTTATGGCCGACACAGATAGAGAAAAGTTGTTCTTTTTACCGTTTAATACCGGCGACGG tggacattggttgttggTCGCGATAAATCCTTTTAAAGAAATTGTGTATTATTTGGATTCTTTACACAAGGATTGGACAACATACCCTGCTATGAAGACGATAGTTGACAC CattatacaaactgttcgagcACAAAGAAAAATTCAAGTACCAAAGAGAAAAGCCAATAACATTACATGGAATAGAGTGGAG TGTCCTCGACAGCGTAATAATATAGATTGTGGATATTACACGTTGAGGTTTATGAAAGAAACTCTTCTTATGGATCGAACAGATATTCCATCTGAT tactttgatgaatatAGATGTGCTTATTACTCAAAAGATCAGTTGGATGAAATTAAAGaggaattgtgtcaattcattatcGAGCTACAGGTTTTGTGA